The genomic DNA CGGTCCATCTCCTTAGTTTTAACTTTTGAGCAAGAGTAACAGTCATTAGCAAGTACAATATCTTTTTAATTTGTTTACAGCATGTTATATGTCTACTTGTGTATTCCTCACTTCAAATAACTGGAAGTGAACTGACATCTGCCCAACAACCGTTTTTCTCTGCAATTAGGGCATATGTAAATTAACTGTGCATCTTAGGGCCACACTAGTAGTGCAGGAAGTGATTTATTGGGAAAACAACACACTGTGATACAGAAGGTGGAAAACTTCGTATCAAAATTGGAAACTTTGCATCAACAATGGAAGAACCTATAAGAGAATCCTGGAGGATTGTCAGAAGCTCACAAGCAAAGAGGAAAAAGACTATGCTAATACTTCAACAATCATTGCTATGGAAAAAGATAGTGAGTTCTTGATCAATAAACAGTTGAATCAGATAAGATCTTCTGAGTTAGCAGAGGCAGTCATGAAGAGCTGAGGGTGAAGTGAATATGCACTGTGTGTCTATGTGCTTATAATTCAAATTTTAGACATAAATATATTTGAATTAAGAGAACTGGAAAACCCATCCATGTGTAGTTTTAGAATTAACTGTGATCTCACTTGTCAAAGTACCATCTCGAGGAGTATCTTACAATGCTGCAGGGGTTAACCAATATTGAAAATGGATGGCGAAGCTGTTTATTGCTTGAAAATGTTCGTGTGAGAGAAGCAATTTGATTTGTGACCacaagaagagaatgaaatttgtgattttgtattttcCTTATCGCAGTGCATGTTGAGGCATGGTTCTAAGCCACTTCTGAGGCCAGAACACTGTATTTAGTTTTCAGTATGCTCTAATACTTTATACATGTCAAACTTTCTTGTAGGTTTATCAAAAACTGGAAAATCGTTCATGGTACCTGCCTCCTGTTCAGTTTCCATTAAACAGAGGTTTACAAATCCACCTAACCACGATGATGGATCTCTATTAAAATCTAAATGTTGAAGGAGCTTGCTCTCTGACATACATAGGGATTCATAAAGAACTAAAATACATACAGCTGattgaattttacaaaaaaagaaGTACAAATGAGAATAGATCAACATCCATAAAATATCCACAATGGCAATGTGTGCCTGTTGAGGACTTAACACTTCCACTACTCGGtgagttgtttcctttactcctcaaTTATTTACGTTCTGTCAGAGCTTTCCATACCACATTTAGGAATTATTCAATAGCCACCACAACTAGGTCTAGATAGAGCCACTGGTTTCTCTTGACAAAAAAACTACTTAGTCAATGCAAGAGCATCACAAAGATGTTCAATAAACTCTGGTGGGTGACCCTACGAATGTGTCTCACTTTTGAAACTTTAGTAGTCCACATTACAATATGAATAATGAAATCTATTACCTTGTGGAACATGGGTATTACTTAATTAACTAGACAGTAAAATTAGGAAATTTGGGTTTGTAAAGAGGGGGCATCAAAAATTAAATAATGGAGAAACCAGGAtacagtaatgacaatattatgagaaggatagttgctactcaccattataGTGTTGCAGCATATAgagcaatatggtgagtagcaactatccttttcattacaaGGGTATCAAAAACTGTTATTCTCGTAAACTATCTATGAATGGAATAGTATGTGGAGAAATGATTCTGGTACACCACATACCCCCATCCCCTTTATACAATGCATGCTGCCCACTTGTGTAAATATGTAAATGTTAAGTCCTTTTGTCACACTCTTACCATCAATACATTCAACCATCTCCTCATTTTTACCTATACCTCTCATAAGAGGAggaaggggtggaggggaggggaagacaaaattaaaatagaaaattaaGAAATCAGTTCTTGACGTTAACATCCAATGCCTGTTTCAGCGAATAGTTGCAAGTAAGTTTATTTGTTGGAAATAATAGATCTCTTACCATTATTTGACCACAAGTATgacaatatcaaaattttagctgtattaaatgatacacagaaataaaaaGGTTTTATAATCATCAATACGTATTGCTTACAAAGATATAATAAATGAAACTGGAAAACTTTACTTACATCACAGGAATGATTGATGAACCTCGCTGCATTGCCACGCATAGTAGCATCCACCACTAACTGATCATCAATTCTAAACATGTAACAACCGATGCCTTTAGATTCATACAATTTCTCCCTCTTGTCTGTAAGAGTTGAACGAATGACTTCACCTGCATACTCTATAACCATCTCACCAGATTCAATATCTCTAAGACAAAACAGTCCTCTTCCATGAATATGGGACTGGTAAACACCAACAGCTTTGTTTGGGTTTGTTCCTTTCAAATGCCGGAAACGCATAGCCATTGGCAGGTTGGAGCTCGTTGCACGCCTGAAATTAAAGATATTTCAATACTCAAAAATGAAACTGTATTATGATAACATCATGTGGAAATTACAAAGTCCTGGTGTGGGCTAAATGAAAACAATGATATCCCCCTTCATTTTTGTATCCAACACTCAACTCAAGAGTACTCCAAACTGAATTCTTTAACACAGAATCTAATCATCCTAAAGGAATAAAATGCAGAAAGGTTGTATGGAACAGTGAATGATTTTCAAGACACAAAATCTAAACTGTGAATTAACTTTGCCTGCAATTGTAATGCAATGTGCaaatacaaataaacaaagtaGCTCACTTTTACCACACAATCTATCATTCTGGGAATGTCTATCACTTTTTGGCGCTTCTTCCAGCAATAAGTGCACTCTAACTGCTAtcctttatttcaaagtttaatgCAACATTCAAACAATAATTCACTATTTCAGTTACTTTATTACACATTACATTTACACATGCTGTCTGGCAGGAATATTCTTGGCATCTTAAAATACCAATTAACTTTCTACCATGAATCAAAGagcacatgaaaatataaaaaccaTGTAATACAAAGCATAGTGTTGCCCCTATCAGAACAAAAGTTAATAAGAAAGAacgcaataataataattcaaagggtaataaaatatttttcgaaagaagaagaagaaaaagatgaaagacagagtaaaacaGTTGCATTCCACCTCTAAGAATAAGTATATCCAGTCTCAGAAAGATGATTCCCATGTTTGAAGAAGGGATCAACCCACTCCATGCACATCTGCATATCtcagaagaaatttttttaaactctTGTAACTTTTACACATACCTGCTGTGACAAAGTTGGACACACTTGAGATTTTCAGTCTTTGTCAGTGCACCCTTTGGATGCTGTGCTCAAACAAATACTGActggataaaaacatatttcagtagCTATGGTCATTGAGGGCAAAGATTCTTTATCTGTTTCACTCTTTTGACATCCCGATGTGTCATCTCTACTCATCGCAGCTATCACAGTTCCAAGTAGGAGCATGTAGTGCTCTATGGGGGACTGAAGAGAGATGTGATTACGTACACACTTGCTTCTTCACACAAGTATTATATAGTGCATAATTATCGGAAatatacaagggttggacaaaaatatggaaacacgaagaGAAATGCACACTTGAATGCAAATGCAGATACCAATCAAGCCTTCAGGTTTCGCTGTTATATTTGACCATGAACAGCATTGTGCAATGTTCCCAAtgcattgcaagtgtcagtcattttCAGAACAGTgtactgtgtagttgtgagtgcattatttcagagctaagtgaattcaaacatgggcaaattgttggtgctagtaTGGTGGATGATTCTGTAACCAGGTACCTGAAATGTCTCACATTTCGAGAGTCGCCATATAGAAGATTTATACCACACATAATGAAAGTGGAAaatcatcatctgctaagtcacaatgcagacaGAAGTGTGTGCTGAGCGATTGTGACAGACACCCACTGAAGAGAATTGTGAAAAAAAATAAGGGAACAACACATGCAAagtgctgcagaactgaatgtcacactcatcAACcatatcagcaccaaaacaaaattAAAGGAGTTCCATAGTGACGCAAATGgatgtaacaggaaaacgtcgTGCTGAAGCTGTAAAACCTGGACAATGGGGCaacagaagaaagtcatttggttctacgagtcttgcttcgcactgtttctAACTTCTAACTGAGTTTAtatcccaaaagtgaaacatggcagaggttcggtgatgatttgagcagccatattgtggtacTGCATGGGCCCTGTGGGTAATCTACAAGGCCACATTACTCCCAAGGATTgcttgtccatcccatggtacaatggttGTTCCTCAATGGTGTTGCTGTGTCCCAAGTTGACAGCATCCCTTTTTacacagctcacatcatccagACCTGGTTTTtaagcatgaggatgaattgtcacatctcccgtGTCAACAAGTCACCCGATTTCAATATTATCAAGCATATATGGTCTAGCTCAACGAGTCTGGGGTTCCAAAACACCTGGTATCCTTACTAAGAGGTCTTTATAATagccatacgaggtgcattcaagttctaaggcctccgatttttttttctaattaactactcacccgaaatcgatgaaactggcgttacttctcgacgtaatcgcactgcagacgtacacatttttcacaatgctgacgccatgattccatggcagcggcgaaggcttctttaggagtctgttttgaccactggaaaatcgctgaggcaatagcagcacaactggtgaatgtgtggccacggagagtgtctttcattgttggaaaaagccaaaagtcactagaagccaggtcaggtgagtagggagcatgaggaatcacttcaaagttgttatcacgaagaaactgttgcgtaacgttagctcgatgtgcgggtgcgttgtcttggtgaaacagcacacgcgcagcccttcccggacgtttttgttgcagtgcaggaaggaatttgttcttcaaaacatttttgtaggatgcacctgttaccgtagttgccctttggaacgcaatgggtaaggattacgccctcgctgtcccagaacatggacaccatcatttattCAGCACTGGCggatacccgaaatttttttggtggcagtgaatctgtgtgcttccattgagctgactggcgctttgtttctggattgaaaaatggcatccacatctcatccattgtcacaaccgacgaaaagaaagtcccattcatgctgttgttgcgcgtcaacattgtttggcaacatgccacacgggcagccacgtggtcatctgtcagcattcgtggcacccacctggatgacacttttcgcattttcaggttgtcatgcaggattgtgtgcacagaacccacagatatgccaactctggaggcgatctgttcaacagtcattcggcggtcccccaaaacaattctctccactttctcgatcatgtcgtcagaccggcttgtgcgagcccgaggttgtttcggtttgttgacacacgatgttctgccttcattaaactgttgcacccacgaacgcactttcgacacatccataactccatcacctccttcaactgtcgatgaatttcaattggtttcacaccacgcaaattcagaaaacgaatgattgcatgctgttcaagtaaggaaaacgtcgccattttaagtatttaaaacagttctcattctcgccgctggcggtaaaattccatctgcggtacggtgctgccatctctgggacatattgacaatgaacgcggcctcattttaaaacaatgcgcatgtttctatctctttccagtccggagaaaaaaaatcggaggccttagaacttgaatgcacctcgtactgcaaCCATAAAAGTAGATGGTGAATACTCGAAATTTTTTGATGTGACTAACAGCGTCAGATAAGGTTGCATACTGTCACTTCAGCTATACAATATCTATGCAGAGAGTGTAATCAGGAGAGTGCTGGATGGCTGGGATTTCAATTGGCAGCGGAAAAATTAACAATTTATACTTTGCAGATGATACTACAGGTCATAGCAGGACGTGAGGAAGAACTTTGTAGTCAGGAGTGAGAGATATTAGTCTACACCTTGACCTATTGataaacatgggggggggggggggggggggggggagagaatggtTATAAATCACCAAGGCATCGATCAAAACCAACTTACAGGATGCTTAAggaatctggagatagtgagtgattaTGTATACCTAGGCGCTCTGATCAATTGCAAAGGAAAGTGTGATAAAGAGATAAGAAGACAAAATCATTCCTGGCCGAGCCGCAATAGTCAAACTCACTAAGATATGGCAGAATCGGGCAATATCCAAGACAATGAAGATGTGCTTGTTAGAAGCATTGGTGTTTCCTGTATTCTTATATGGATGCAAGATCTGGACCGTGAAAGGTAGTGATAAGAACCGCATTgatgcctttgagatgtggtgttggCGAAAATGCTACATGTATTGTGGACACAAAAAAGAACAAATAATAGAAGAATTTAAAAtcacaaggttatcttctcgtctCAGCCAAAGATACCTTCAGTTCCTTGGGTACATCTTGAGAAGGAAAGGGGATAATTTAGAGAAGACCAACGTGCAGGGAAAAATTGACAGCAGGAGACCACGTGGGAGAGCAGCGAACAGATGGTTGGATCAAGCGAAGAAGATTAACAGCCTGCAGCTTCACGTCATATTAAGAAAGGCCAAAGATCGCTGTGAAAGGAGACATCTGTCTAAAGTTTCAACTACATAAGAATGAATGAGAAAATGAGGTCACGACACTCAGCAATGAGTAAAAACTAATGATGAATGGGCTAAAAAAAACCATTGTTGGCAGTTTTTTTCCAATGTATGTCAACGTTTTCCTCAGTTTGTAAACTATTGGAAAGCAGTAggggaatgaaattttatattctaagttaTTATGTGCAAATTTCAGGCTTATTCcataattacatccagagatataaaaagcaaaaattcataTTTCTCCACAAGTGGCCTTTTTTCCCCAGCTTACTTTGCTTCACATTATCCACATAAAAACTGATCaaaaatttgtgttattattttgcttaagagagtgcaaaaagttgtacaaggtggccaagttttgtttctttcaagttGCTGGAGACTATGCATCAAAACTGCCAAACAGTCAGGGATACTCTGTTGAAAGCTGTGCTATGgggtcaaacaaatgactatatcTCTGCCAGTATTATATTAGCAAAAGTGTGTTCATtgggaacatgtgtgaatgttcacacaAAAATTTCAGCTAAATCAGTGATGTTCATGGGTGAACTACTTCCAAAATTAGACCACTTGTCACGGAATGGCCCAAAGAGAAAATCAAGTTTCACCGTTTCTTTTATGTACCTATCACATCTAAGCCGCTGTGAATGTGATGACTATTTTCATCCTTATGAATGTAAATAAGTATTCTACATTGCTTCAAAATGAACTAAATTTTCCATTTCTGCAGTTTATAGAGAAAACAAGAAACGGATCATAGGATAACAAGAGAGTGTTCACAGTTTCTCTGCACAAGCCTTCTTACACACCAACACACATCTGTAAAGCCCACAGTGTTTTTATCCCAGTGGTAGTTGTTAGGTCTCtattcaattttcatttttttccttttctgtaccAGATGCACTGTTTGCTCATGCTATGTTACAATAATAGAGAGGTTATTAtatcattactgtcaaaattatttCTATATTATTGCTTAATAGAAGTAGTTGTTTTACAGTGTATGTGATGAAACCCCCCCTCAACCCCACCCTCCCCCCAATTTAACAGTAGATGATATCATGAAATTATAAATTGGTTAGATACAATAGATTAATAAATTCACACTTAGTTGCTATTACAGCATATTTGTAATAAATAGAATTTAAACATTGGAAAGAGTAAAGATAGCCTCTTGCCATATAACCAAGGCACATACAGACGACTCAACATACAGTTAAGTTCTTGGGCATGTCACCTTCAATgctagtgagtgagtgtgtgtgtgtgtgtgtgtgtgtgtgtagatgcgtgagagagagagagggggggggggggtgtgtggagGGGGTGTCTTGGTCCAAATGGATGacccccctttctttttttcttattggtGCCTCCGTTATTGCTCAGAACTTTATATAGTGAGTTGTTATTTTTACTCTTTCTGTTGTTTTTATTCCACCTACGAAGAATGGATTTTTTTCAGTACCATATTACTACTTAAGTAATTACATAAATGCATGACACTACAATATATCACAAAACCTACCTGTTGCTCATTAACTCGCTGTCATTTTGTTGAACAAATTTCGGAGGGTTCCTGTGGCTGGAGGCCAGCCAACTGAACATGTCATAAGGTCTTCGAGATTTAAAAGGTTCAGTCCTAATGCATCCACTTTTATTAGGAGGTGGCAAAGTGTCCAAGTCATCCTCTGGTCGTGATGTCCGTTGTTTGTGGTAACGAGGTTTGTATTTCACACATCGACCAACTCCTGGTAATTGTTCAACGAGATATCTAACAGCATTATGCTTCAAGCCGAGAATCTGTAAACTTTTCTGCGTCAAACTAAATGGATTCTGTGGTAGTGGTGGCATTTTGTTCACAATTCGAGCATTCTGAACAGCATCAAACACTTTCTGCCATGCCTCACTAAACGATTTTGAAGTGCAACAAAAACCATCTTGAGAACAGATTTCATACATAATATAAGATgatttttcttcagaattttctCCATTACAGTATACTGGTGATGTGTCCCTACTGTCATCACCACCATTATCATCCTCGTCACCACTATCGTCTTCATTCTCATCCTCGTCACCTTCGTCACAATCATTGTCACcattttcttcctcttcctcctcgtcCTCATCTTCACAACATTCGGTATCGTCATCCTCTTCATCATTGTAACCATTAGTACCACTGTCATCGACATTCTTTTCAGTAGTCAAATCACGTATATCTGGCCTACTGTCTTTCTCAATACTGCCACCAGTATTACAATCACTGTGAGCTCCAAATCTGCTATAAGCATCACCAGCATTATCTTCATCACTGACATCCATGTAGTTGCCCCTGTTATTGGTAGCacttctgccgccgccgccgccacagccgccaccaccactgccaccaccaccgccacagCTACTGCCATCACAGtcatcttttggcaatggagatgCTGCTCTTTCTTTTTCAGTGTCACTGCTATATACAGACACATCAGCAATTACTTGTGGAACAGTGTTGCATGTGAAAAAGGATTTCCTCTCTTCTGGACAATTTGTCTGAGTGTGCAGTCGTGCCACATTCTGTTCATCATATTGTGGGCTGCTGACAGAAGTGTTACATTCTGATGAAGGCTTTCTTTTCGGAGAACGGTCCAAGCTGATTCCAGAGGTACACTCTACATCCTCCTCCTCGTCTCTGTTCACAAGTACAGCTTCTGCAAAGGTATCACTTTccacaacatcaacaaaattaacatTCTGCAGTTTCAAAATACGGCTTTCGTCATTTGTTAGAGATGTACTGAACTTTCCCTGCTTTTGCAAAATAGGTTTTGATGAAGATAATTTGTCAGATAAATTACTAGCTTTTACTTTGATATTATTATGTCTGTTTACAGATGTTTTAGAGGGTGGGATTGCGTCAGTAATGTGTAACACTGACCTGCCGTTCCCTTCTTTATCTGGCTCTTCAACTGAATTATCATTAACTGGACTGGTTTGTCTAGTAGCCAATCTTTTGTATTTTCCATGTGACAGTGTTTCCCTCTTGCAGGGAGATTCTGTTACTTTGTGTCCAGGGCGTCTACTGATGACTGTAGGTGCTGACGTATTGAACGTGGACGTATCATTATTGCAAAGTTGATCTTTAGAGGAAGGATTGTGGTTATAGCTAATTGCTCGATTTGGCAAATTAGCAATACATTTTGGTTCATTATATTCTGTGCTAACTTCTAGACTGTGGTCCGGTTCTCTATTGATTACCCACAATTCGCTAGGATTATTTGTCAGATGTGCTGGAATATCCGAAGATTTTTGATTAAAACTGAGAGCTCCGTCTTCCGTTACTACATGCGTCAGCACTTGTCCTCCTATTGCTGCCTCACAGCGCTTCTTACATGCACAGCAAACATCAAATGCATAGCAATACACACATGAACAGCAAATTTGGTTTTTCTTTCTTGTTGACACTGATTCTGCACGCTTTGTAAGGATAGTGGTATTAGATTGCAGACATGTGCAGAATATCTGATGTCCACTGTTTTCAGACAGCTGCTGCTCTGCTTGGATAAGGCAGTCCTCACGGTCAGACTGTGACTTGCCTGAACATTTGTCACAAGCATTTCTGACAGGTGACGCAGGAGGACTCGTGTTAACACCACTGGTCACACATCTAGGTGTTATAATTCTTGCCATTTCAAAACGTGTGTGGGCACCAAGTCTAGGATTCATGATCTTTGTTTTATCATAGGGCGtgttgacaccagtgcttacgCGCCTGGGTGTCATTATCTTCGGAAATTCAGAATCGGCGTTAACAAAGTTGCTCACACGTCTGGGCGTCATGATCTTCGGAAATTCAGAATCAGCGTTAACAAAGTTGCTCACACGTCTGGGCGTCATGATCTTCGGAAATTCAGAATCGGCGTTAACAAAGTTGCTCACACGTCTGGGCGTCATGATCTTCGGAAATTCAGAATCGGCGTTAACAAAGTTGCTTACACGTCTGGGCGTCATGATCTTCGGAAATTCAGAATCGGCGTTAACAAAGTTGCTCACACGTCTGGGCGTCATGATCTTCGGAAATTCAGAATCGGCGTTAACAAAGTTGCTCACACGTCTAGGTGTAATGATCTTTGGAAATTCAGAATTTGTGCTAACACATCTTGGTGTCGTGATCTTTGGAAATTCAGGTTTTGTGCTAGCACATCTCGGTGTCATGATCTTTGGAAATTCAGGTTTTGTATCGTTTGACATATCAAAGGATGTGTTCACACCAGTGCTCACACATTTAGGTGTTACGATCTTTGGAAATTCAGGATTTATGCTAACACTACTGCCCACACATCTAGGTGTCATGATCTTTGGAAATTCATGATCAGTGCTAACACTACTGCTCACACGTCTAGGTGTCATGATCTTTGGAAATTCATGATCTGTGCTAACACTATTGCTCACACGTCTAGGTGTCATGATCTTTGGAAATTCATGATCTGTGCTAACACTATTGCTCACACGTCTAGGTGTCATGATCTTTGGAAATTCATGATCTGTGCTAGCACTACTGCTCACACGTCTAGGTGTCATGATCTTTGGAAATTCATGATCTGAGCTAGCACTACTGCTCACACGTCTAGGTGTCATGATCTTTGGAAATTCATGATCTGTGCTAACACTACTGCTCACACATCTAGGTGTCATGATCTTTGGAAATTCATGATCTGTGCTAACACTACTGCTCCCACGTCTAGGTGTCATGATCTTTGGAAATTCATGATCTGTGCCAACACTACTGCTCACACGTCTAGGTGTCATGATCTTTGGAAATTCAGAAATCGGGCTACCATTATTGCTCACACATCTGGGTGTCATGACCTTTGACATTTCAAAGCACGTATGCCCACCACTGTTTACACACCTAGGAGTCACAACACTAGACATTTCAGGGGCCACATCAACACTGGTGCTCGCACATCTGGGTGTCACAATCTTTGTCATTTCAGGGATTGTTCGCCTGCGATTCTCGCTTCTCATAACTGTCTTTAACGTAACTGATGTACACGTGCTAGATGATTCAGGGTACTGAACAGCTTGATCCTCTGTGCACACTTGTTGAACTGGCAAGAAAGAGTGATCATACGAAGGCACTTGCATGCTGACAGTCGAAGGTGGGCAGTTTACATACTCTGTATTTCTAACAGGGGAATTTGAAATAGGAGTTTGTTGGTTAATAATAAGGTAACTTGGCTGGACTTCCACAACAGGTTctaatgttaattcaattacagATCCTAATTTGCTAGCCTGAAACACTTGTGTCGTAGTTGCTGAAAAACTGCTACTCGCAGCAACCACACCAGGTAGAGCAGCAGAGACAAGTTGGCTCGAAGACATAACTGTATTACTGACTACTGTCTCATAATTTGAAATATACATAGGCTGTCCAGCTAAATACATTCCTCCTGGCTGTGTCCCATACATTTCCAAAGATGGCGTACAACCAATCATTGTCTGCTCTGCCGAAACACAATGAACCGCATTTTGCTGTGTGGGAGGAAGTACTGTCCCAAGAAATGCAGAATGGGGAGCTGGTGACTGGACATTTGGCATCAAGGGAAGCCTTACAAAACTTTCTGGTGCCTGAACAGGGTAATTTCCTGAGACTAAAGGATTTGCACTGACAAACTGTTGTTTGTTATACCCATTAGAATGTGTATCAATAGTTGCAACCAGCTGTAAGTTCTGTCCTGTTTGTTGCTGGAAAGCTTCAATAAATGTAGGAACAACGCTTGGAGATGGTACCTGCTGCATTATTACTGCTGGTGCATTAGAATGCTGACTCGACTGAACCTGGATGTAGCTGTTACCCTGACACAGATGCTGTTGATAATGCGGATCGGTATCTACAATCGACGTATGGGTACTCACCCCGTCGACCACATTACTCTCAACTTCAAACTTCGAGGATGACTTCAATTTCAGTCTTTCAAGTACAGGTGAGTTCTGAGGAGGTGTAGCAGAGCACTCAACACTTTCACTCCGCATAGACAAATCTGTGGCATCAGTCTCTCCCAGAACACTTTCACCTACATTACAACAAGATTCAGTTGTATCAAACTGCTGCTTTTTGGTGCATTCTTCCTCACTAGAGCGTGTATTTTCTGAATCACTTTCACTTGTCGAAAGCATAAAATCATTGCAGCATGTTGACAAATGGCGCTCAAAACTTTTCTTTGTCCTGTAGGTACAGCGACACTGAGTGCAGCGCACTGGCTCTTCTTCAGTATCATATGTCTTGTACCAACTCTTTCCGTGCGCCTGGCTTGA from Schistocerca piceifrons isolate TAMUIC-IGC-003096 unplaced genomic scaffold, iqSchPice1.1 HiC_scaffold_904, whole genome shotgun sequence includes the following:
- the LOC124771271 gene encoding uncharacterized protein LOC124771271; the protein is MCLGEKTDSNCEDNTFLSITDLHVENVEYSVEVKTTYEVDDDNNEFLADSKRDNICARDQRLSNREYNLHNSCSDEKCFPHSQGQTVVPYLSENSLRLWREKYNLKECSVRVKDCVSKDLQNSLFPVKVDVQCTDLSDTSAFDTTKSPSKVHQVSLATPTSDSGISSTDEELKICGGNDAEELKEHALSCLGFVASSRLLSLEQCSSSRSFENFTEASSKKLCNDDIPKDEFLECNCLENLKHKSSLTFLSVKNKVNSSEYTSVLQFHQEMEDILNKSHCSDLLQLYYHNMQEVFPWFNPKFARVSNNPVCEHNSQPSKRRRIISEKSSTDDHNSSMEVSILDDSFHAVPDKMLGKSLDDFYSGYSVQDNRVCVLCKGVGDGLPAEEGRLLYCGQNEWAHTNCALWSAEVFEEIDGSLQNVHSAMSRGRQIRCDHCGKRGASVGCCTRNCPETFHFPCARKVNCTFMDDKNVFCPSHAKGATGKVLHNESDFEICRPIYVELDRKKKKFAEPKKVRLMIGSLSVENIGEFVSEVSDTPEAIIPNGFSCTRLFWSSIEPWRIVRYHIKTVLCNKNVPQSPDCGKHMTVDHSQERHVVEEKLNEISKWRHEIKTNDTKNLKDNSKLSSKINQKKFSKFKRRIPYRKYQNKRKCHSLDDKIVYQVVNYMLDIVSSKDVDENSLHDSQNAADLLPPELKEAIFEDLPHDLIDGISMQDILPKLMVYEEMGAMEKSDGFYGNDPSVTEKEISSTDEANLINNHHMGNTKKPGFLEVSVQDQDDLCHKSTLSKQKSAENAGLSKNKVKRTKRMKLRRTKHNNVVDITSDEPPKRRKRACSTTWNCKRDGNYSSAYKRRKLSHTVGRSVCENPFVVIVDSDASHTLQELRLPECGHVTLSRSPPSGVSSTATESPAELKCGVDEESPSDSSKGKVTLTKEEGKENKFLPWNSRPQTRFLQLDGTVDPLSSSGSEGGRSPRSDDEKLSDFNSGGNFGAVCNCSSSSSQAHGKSWYKTYDTEEEPVRCTQCRCTYRTKKSFERHLSTCCNDFMLSTSESDSENTRSSEEECTKKQQFDTTESCCNVGESVLGETDATDLSMRSESVECSATPPQNSPVLERLKLKSSSKFEVESNVVDGVSTHTSIVDTDPHYQQHLCQGNSYIQVQSSQHSNAPAVIMQQVPSPSVVPTFIEAFQQQTGQNLQLVATIDTHSNGYNKQQFVSANPLVSGNYPVQAPESFVRLPLMPNVQSPAPHSAFLGTVLPPTQQNAVHCVSAEQTMIGCTPSLEMYGTQPGGMYLAGQPMYISNYETVVSNTVMSSSQLVSAALPGVVAASSSFSATTTQVFQASKLGSVIELTLEPVVEVQPSYLIINQQTPISNSPVRNTEYVNCPPSTVSMQVPSYDHSFLPVQQVCTEDQAVQYPESSSTCTSVTLKTVMRSENRRRTIPEMTKIVTPRCASTSVDVAPEMSSVVTPRCVNSGGHTCFEMSKVMTPRCVSNNGSPISEFPKIMTPRRVSSSVGTDHEFPKIMTPRRGSSSVSTDHEFPKIMTPRCVSSSVSTDHEFPKIMTPRRVSSSASSDHEFPKIMTPRRVSSSASTDHEFPKIMTPRRVSNSVSTDHEFPKIMTPRRVSNSVSTDHEFPKIMTPRRVSSSVSTDHEFPKIMTPRCVGSSVSINPEFPKIVTPKCVSTGVNTSFDMSNDTKPEFPKIMTPRCASTKPEFPKITTPRCVSTNSEFPKIITPRRVSNFVNADSEFPKIMTPRRVSNFVNADSEFPKIMTPRRVSNFVNADSEFPKIMTPRRVSNFVNADSEFPKIMTPRRVSNFVNADSEFPKIMTPRRVSNFVNADSEFPKIMTPRRVSTGVNTPYDKTKIMNPRLGAHTRFEMARIITPRCVTSGVNTSPPASPVRNACDKCSGKSQSDREDCLIQAEQQLSENSGHQIFCTCLQSNTTILTKRAESVSTRKKNQICCSCVYCYAFDVCCACKKRCEAAIGGQVLTHVVTEDGALSFNQKSSDIPAHLTNNPSELWVINREPDHSLEVSTEYNEPKCIANLPNRAISYNHNPSSKDQLCNNDTSTFNTSAPTVISRRPGHKVTESPCKRETLSHGKYKRLATRQTSPVNDNSVEEPDKEGNGRSVLHITDAIPPSKTSVNRHNNIKVKASNLSDKLSSSKPILQKQGKFSTSLTNDESRILKLQNVNFVDVVESDTFAEAVLVNRDEEEDVECTSGISLDRSPKRKPSSECNTSVSSPQYDEQNVARLHTQTNCPEERKSFFTCNTVPQVIADVSVYSSDTEKERAASPLPKDDCDGSSCGGGGGSGGGGCGGGGGRSATNNRGNYMDVSDEDNAGDAYSRFGAHSDCNTGGSIEKDSRPDIRDLTTEKNVDDSGTNGYNDEEDDDTECCEDEDEEEEEENGDNDCDEGDEDENEDDSGDEDDNGGDDSRDTSPVYCNGENSEEKSSYIMYEICSQDGFCCTSKSFSEAWQKVFDAVQNARIVNKMPPLPQNPFSLTQKSLQILGLKHNAVRYLVEQLPGVGRCVKYKPRYHKQRTSRPEDDLDTLPPPNKSGCIRTEPFKSRRPYDMFSWLASSHRNPPKFVQQNDSELMSNRRATSSNLPMAMRFRHLKGTNPNKAVGVYQSHIHGRGLFCLRDIESGEMVIEYAGEVIRSTLTDKREKLYESKGIGCYMFRIDDQLVVDATMRGNAARFINHSCDPNCYSRVVDILGKKHILIFALRRIPQGEELTYDYKFPFEDVKIPCTCGSRKCRKYLN